The Papio anubis isolate 15944 chromosome 2, Panubis1.0, whole genome shotgun sequence region TTAAGATTATACCTAAGTGAGTATTTCCTAGAACTCTGGAGTTTAATAGGGAACCATTATTATTTTAGGGACATGCTGTCTCCATTATTACCTAGAAGTTCTCAAACTGCCCTGCtgctccagtttctctttactgcCACCTGGCTACTCCATTCTTCCCTTTTCAGTgcccaaaaaaaaggaagaagaggggggaagggagggggaaagggaggggggaaagggagggggaaagggagggggagaggggagaagtaAGAAAAGAGGGAGCGGGGAGTGGGTAaaggggaaaagagggagggaaaggagaaaaggaagaccaaaagaaagaaaaggaagaacagagagagggagggagggacggatgAGTGTCTAACTTACACAGAGTAAAAAGGTGGCTTCAAAAATTTGGTAGGTTTGACTATATTCATTGCCCTTTGCCTTACTACTCAGCAAATGTCTTGGAGACCATAAGTGCCCTGTGAGTGACTAGTTCACACCTCTTTTCAGGCCTCTGCCTTCAGAAGTTACAAGATGATCAATTCAACCTCCACACAGCCTCCAGATGAATCCTGCTCTAAGAACCTCCTGATCACTCAGCAGATCATTCCCGTGCTGTACTGTGCGGTCTTCATTGCGGGAATCCTACTCAATGGAGTGTCAGGATGGATATTCTTTTACGTGCCCAGCTCCAAGAGTTTCATCATCTATCTCAAGAACATTGTTATTGCTGACTTTGTGATGAGCCTGACTTTTCCTTTCAAGATCCTTAATGACTCAGGCCTTGGCCCCTGGCAGCTGAATGTGTTTGTGTGCAGGGTCTCTGCCGTGCTCTTCTACGTCAACATGTACGTCAGCATTGTGTTCTTTGGGCTCATCAGCTTTGACAGATATTATAAAATTGTAAAGCCTCTTTGGACTTCTTTCATCCAGTCAGTGAGTTACAGCAAACTCCTGTCAGTGATAGTATGGATGCTCATGCTCCTCCTTGCTGTTCCAAATATTATTCTGACCAACCAGAGTGTTAGGGAggttacaaatataaaatgtatagaacTGAAAAGTGAACTGGGACGGAAGTGGCACACAGCATCAAACTACATCTTCGTGGGCATCTTCTGGATTGTGTTTCTTTTGTTAATCGTCTTCTATACTGCTATCACAAAGAAGATCTTTAAGTCCCACCTTAAGTCAGGTCGGAATTCCACTTCAGTCAAAAAGAAATCTAGCCGCAACATATTCAGCATCGTGTTcgtgttttttgtctgttttgtaccTTACCATATTGCCAGAATCCCCTACACAAAGAGTCAGACCGAAGCTCATTACAGCTGCCAGTCAAAAGAAATCTTGCGGTATATGAAAGAATTCACTCTGCTACTATCTGCTGCAAATGTATGCCTGGAccctattatttatttctttctatgcCAGCCATTTAGGGAAATCTTATGTAAGAAATTGCACATCCCATTAAAAGCTCAGAATGACCTAGATATTTCCAGAACCAAAAGAGGAAATACAACACTTGAAAGCATAGATACTTTGTGAGTTCCTACCCTCTTCCAAATAAAGACCACATGTGCATGTTGTCATCTTCAATtacataagataaataaatatgtgcCCTCATCATAAGTATTATCTCTAGCACTGCCATCCAATTTAgttcaataaaattcaaatataagtTTCCATGCTTTTTTGTAACATCAAAGAGAACACATCCATCTGTAATTTCTCTAATACTGACCTTTCTATTctctattaataaaaaattaatacacacaATTATTCAAttctattatattaaaataagtttaagTTTATAACCACTAGTCTGGTCAGTTAATGTAGAAATTTATATAGTAAATAAAACAGGACATAATCAAAGACAACTCACTCAGGCATCTTCTTTCTCTAAACACCAGAATCTAGTATGTAATTCTTTTCAACACTGTGCTTAAAGACTAACTTGAAAGCAGGCACAGTTTGATGAAGGGCTAGAGGGCTATTTGCAATAAAAAGTCaactttttttcctgatttgaaGAAGCAGGATAAGCACACCCAGAAAATCACCTAAGAAACCCCTCATTGATTTACTTCATGGCACtgcaaaggaaaaggaatattAATTGTATACTTagcaagaaaattttttttttctgagagcacTTTGAGGACACTACATACATGCTAAATATGTTTTCTACAAAGACTTATGCCATTTAATAAGCCTGGGGTTCtggcattaaaatttttttttttttttttgagacggagtctcactctgtcacccaggctggagtgcagtggcacaatctcggctcactgcaacctccatctcctgggttcaagcgattctcctgccttagactcctgagtagctgggagtacaggtgtgtgccaccatgcccagataattttttttgtatttttagtagagatggggtttcaccacgttagccaggatggtcttaatctcctgacctcgtgatccacccgcctggacctcccaaagtgctgcgattacaggagtgagctaccacgcccaaccTAGAATATTTTTAAGTAGGCTTTACTGAGAGAAACTAAATATTGGCATATGTTATTAGCAACTTCCCCTGTTCAATAGTATGGGAAAAATAAGATGACTGGGAAAAAGACACACCCACACCCTAGAACATATGTTATTCTGTTGGCAAATGGGAAAGGAGGTCATTTTCTTAGAAAGCaaataaacttgattttttttatctaaaatttacattaatgcgtgcaaaataacacataaaaagaaaattcacacatcacatttTTCTGGAAAACAGATGGATTTTACATCTGGAGACATGGCATATGGTTACTGGCTTATGAGCGCTACCAAAactaaattctttctctgctaTTAACTGGCTAGAAGACACTCATCCATGTTTCAAATgttctttcaaaacatttttataagtaaTGTTTGTATCTATTTCATGCTTTACTGTCTATATactaataaagaaatttaatactgtctatttttttaataatcaaCATGAGGAAATATTACCAGATTTCCTCATAGTCAGGACATACGTAG contains the following coding sequences:
- the P2RY14 gene encoding P2Y purinoceptor 14, encoding MINSTSTQPPDESCSKNLLITQQIIPVLYCAVFIAGILLNGVSGWIFFYVPSSKSFIIYLKNIVIADFVMSLTFPFKILNDSGLGPWQLNVFVCRVSAVLFYVNMYVSIVFFGLISFDRYYKIVKPLWTSFIQSVSYSKLLSVIVWMLMLLLAVPNIILTNQSVREVTNIKCIELKSELGRKWHTASNYIFVGIFWIVFLLLIVFYTAITKKIFKSHLKSGRNSTSVKKKSSRNIFSIVFVFFVCFVPYHIARIPYTKSQTEAHYSCQSKEILRYMKEFTLLLSAANVCLDPIIYFFLCQPFREILCKKLHIPLKAQNDLDISRTKRGNTTLESIDTL